The following proteins are encoded in a genomic region of Nocardioides sp. cx-173:
- a CDS encoding amidohydrolase family protein, with protein MTVLIRGGWVLAPEAIADGAVVVEGARIVEVGPYTDLVARYPDAEVHGSAYDIVSPGFVNTHGHFSEGLITGIASDYTLWEWICALINPVSPHLDRGSAYLGTLLSGIQMLRSGVTTANDMFVCHPADDAAPVTPGVVDALEELGLRGVLSFGAGDRGGRSIGRQVEEHDALREAVASSSLQTFRVGIGALGGQSDEMFAASVEYAVGGGHGVHIHMQEIREEVTATFERTGRTVVGHCAHEGLFAAPTLAAHCVWVDRADRALMAEHRVGVAHNPVANMILASGVAPVTEMRQLGIDVGIGVDGAASNDSQDFLQAMKSAALLARVHHQQATAMSAREAWEMATIGGARALRMEATIGTLEAGKQADIVVLDGTGPTLANVHDPYQAVVFVAGSREVKEVWVGGRASLLDFEVTAVDPAEVAARSRPVAADLVRRAGLAHLSVLAGSGSAGS; from the coding sequence ATGACCGTCCTGATCCGTGGCGGCTGGGTGCTCGCCCCCGAGGCGATCGCCGACGGCGCGGTCGTCGTCGAGGGCGCCCGGATCGTCGAGGTCGGCCCGTACACCGACCTCGTCGCGCGCTATCCCGACGCCGAGGTGCACGGGTCGGCGTACGACATCGTGTCCCCGGGCTTCGTCAACACCCACGGGCACTTCTCCGAGGGCCTGATCACCGGCATCGCCAGCGACTACACCCTGTGGGAGTGGATCTGCGCGCTGATCAACCCCGTCAGCCCGCACCTGGACCGCGGCTCGGCGTACCTCGGCACCCTGCTCTCCGGCATTCAGATGCTGCGCAGCGGTGTCACTACCGCCAACGACATGTTCGTCTGCCATCCGGCCGACGACGCGGCGCCGGTGACACCCGGCGTCGTCGACGCTCTCGAGGAGCTCGGCCTGCGCGGCGTGCTCTCCTTCGGCGCCGGTGACCGAGGCGGACGCTCGATCGGCCGGCAGGTCGAGGAGCACGACGCGCTCCGCGAGGCCGTCGCGAGCAGCAGCCTGCAGACCTTCCGGGTGGGCATCGGGGCGCTCGGTGGCCAGAGCGACGAGATGTTCGCGGCATCGGTCGAGTACGCCGTCGGCGGCGGTCACGGCGTGCACATCCACATGCAGGAGATCCGCGAGGAGGTCACGGCGACCTTCGAGCGCACCGGCCGGACGGTGGTCGGGCACTGCGCCCACGAGGGCCTCTTCGCGGCGCCGACGCTCGCCGCGCACTGTGTCTGGGTCGACCGGGCCGACCGCGCGCTGATGGCCGAGCACCGGGTGGGCGTCGCCCACAACCCCGTCGCCAACATGATCCTCGCCAGCGGCGTCGCGCCCGTCACCGAGATGCGCCAGCTCGGCATCGACGTCGGCATCGGTGTCGACGGGGCGGCCTCCAACGACTCCCAGGACTTCCTCCAGGCGATGAAGTCGGCCGCACTCCTGGCCCGGGTGCACCACCAGCAGGCGACGGCGATGAGCGCGCGCGAGGCCTGGGAGATGGCGACCATCGGCGGCGCCCGTGCCCTGCGGATGGAGGCGACGATCGGCACGCTCGAGGCCGGCAAGCAGGCCGACATCGTCGTCCTCGACGGCACCGGCCCGACCCTCGCCAACGTCCATGACCCCTATCAGGCCGTGGTGTTCGTCGCCGGCAGCCGGGAGGTCAAGGAGGTCTGGGTCGGCGGGCGAGCGAGCCTGCTCGACTTCGAGGTCACCGCCGTGGACCCGGCCGAGGTCGCGGCGCGGTCGCGGCCTGTCGCCGCCGACCTGGTGCGTCGCGCCGGTCTCGCCCACCTCTCGGTGCTCGCAGGCTCCGGGTCGGCCGGGAGCTGA
- a CDS encoding queuosine salvage family protein, with protein sequence MTSNAWKASVLASCATASPLCRDVTIDDEQVSAVADWMCFEVFAPIGGAQPDPERPFLTDPDDQIDFALVTTAINFAYTDFETGVPWSVEHEGRELVDADGMFLRFEQALAAGVPVLEGAWLASVTEEQLAEVLHGPRPIPLLAERVRVLNEIGAVLVERYDGRFATFVADCPPRAYADGAGLLERLTSEFAQFDDSSIVHGVPVRIDKLAQLGVWTLHRLGLVLLEDLDSLAVFADYIVPAALRALRVLRYSPALAAAVDGGQIVPSGSDWENEIRVQTIVACARITDALNERRAEPVVNAQVDYRFWSAFHDLIRPHHLTVTTRY encoded by the coding sequence ATGACCAGCAACGCCTGGAAGGCCAGCGTGCTCGCGAGCTGCGCGACGGCGAGCCCGCTTTGCCGCGACGTGACGATCGACGACGAGCAGGTCTCGGCGGTCGCCGACTGGATGTGCTTCGAGGTGTTCGCGCCCATCGGGGGTGCCCAGCCCGACCCGGAGCGGCCCTTCCTCACCGATCCGGACGACCAGATCGACTTCGCGCTCGTGACGACCGCGATCAACTTCGCCTACACCGACTTCGAGACCGGGGTGCCCTGGTCGGTGGAGCACGAGGGGCGCGAGCTCGTCGACGCCGACGGCATGTTCCTGCGCTTCGAGCAGGCGCTCGCGGCCGGCGTGCCGGTGCTCGAGGGCGCCTGGCTCGCGTCGGTGACCGAGGAACAGCTCGCCGAGGTGCTGCACGGGCCACGACCCATCCCGCTGCTCGCCGAGCGCGTGCGGGTGCTCAACGAGATCGGAGCCGTGCTGGTCGAGCGGTACGACGGGCGGTTCGCCACCTTCGTCGCCGACTGCCCCCCGCGGGCGTACGCCGACGGCGCGGGCCTGCTCGAGCGGCTGACCTCGGAGTTCGCCCAGTTCGACGACAGCTCGATCGTGCACGGCGTGCCGGTGCGCATCGACAAGCTGGCCCAGCTGGGCGTCTGGACCCTGCACCGGCTGGGGCTGGTGCTGTTGGAGGACCTCGACTCGCTGGCGGTCTTCGCCGACTACATCGTGCCGGCCGCGCTGCGGGCGTTGCGGGTGCTGCGCTACTCGCCCGCGCTCGCAGCGGCGGTCGACGGCGGTCAGATCGTGCCCTCCGGGTCGGACTGGGAGAACGAGATCCGGGTCCAGACGATCGTGGCGTGCGCGCGCATCACCGACGCCCTCAACGAGCGGCGCGCCGAGCCGGTCGTCAACGCCCAGGTCGACTACCGCTTCTGGTCGGCCTTCCACGACCTGATCCGCCCGCACCACCTGACCGTCACGACCCGGTACTGA
- a CDS encoding PfkB family carbohydrate kinase, with translation MPEPGGRVIVVGSAGVDRTALLAQLPAPGETVLTPRLLVGFGGKGSNQAVNATAMGARTAMVVKLGEDADGAAVLDDLRAAGVDTSEAIADAASPTQQAFIWVSADGENSIVVASGATGGLTHDDVAAALSRLAPAAGDVVLTCAEIPRAALEAVPAGIGDGATWVHNAAPAGRLPAWRDRPPILVVNEVEAEQLTGLADVEAAAGVLGASTVATIVTVGAGGALVADGPAIRRVPAPTVEVVDTTGAGDAFCGALAALLVQGRSLPDAVARAVAAGAVAVTALGARGSLATPESVARLLGE, from the coding sequence ATGCCTGAGCCCGGGGGCCGCGTGATCGTGGTGGGGTCGGCCGGCGTCGACCGCACCGCGCTGCTGGCGCAGCTACCGGCGCCGGGGGAGACGGTGCTGACCCCCCGGCTCCTCGTCGGCTTCGGGGGCAAGGGCAGCAACCAGGCGGTCAACGCGACCGCGATGGGCGCGCGGACCGCCATGGTCGTCAAGCTCGGTGAGGACGCCGACGGCGCCGCCGTGCTCGACGACCTCCGGGCCGCCGGAGTCGACACGAGCGAGGCGATCGCCGACGCGGCGTCGCCGACGCAGCAGGCCTTCATCTGGGTCTCCGCCGATGGCGAGAACAGCATCGTCGTCGCCAGCGGCGCCACCGGCGGCCTCACCCATGACGACGTGGCCGCGGCGCTCTCGCGCCTGGCTCCGGCAGCGGGGGACGTCGTGCTCACCTGCGCCGAGATCCCGCGCGCGGCGCTCGAGGCAGTGCCCGCCGGGATCGGCGACGGCGCCACCTGGGTCCACAACGCGGCGCCCGCCGGCCGGCTGCCGGCCTGGAGGGACCGGCCCCCGATCCTCGTCGTCAACGAGGTCGAGGCCGAGCAGCTGACCGGCCTGGCCGATGTCGAGGCCGCGGCCGGCGTCCTCGGCGCCTCGACCGTGGCGACGATCGTGACGGTCGGAGCCGGCGGTGCGCTGGTCGCCGACGGTCCCGCGATCCGGCGCGTGCCGGCCCCGACGGTGGAGGTCGTCGACACCACCGGGGCGGGCGATGCCTTCTGCGGCGCGCTGGCGGCCCTGTTGGTGCAGGGTCGGTCGCTCCCCGATGCGGTCGCGAGGGCGGTCGCCGCGGGGGCCGTCGCGGTCACCGCCCTGGGCGCGCGGGGCTCCCTGGCCACGCCCGAGTCCGTCGCGCGCCTGCTGGGGGAGTGA
- a CDS encoding AbrB family transcriptional regulator yields the protein MLRWLLLLAMVSVASAILSVAHLPTPLLFGGLLGGLIYAVSRPRRPLQLPGRWFTVGQAVVGVLVGASVDWGSLSSLGASWAIVLVVSCFSLIVSVLAGQLLVRRGVSRVTATFSSIAGGAAGLTAVADELGADSRVVASLQYLRLLVVLVTMPLVATTVFGASSDANPLEVETHALLTDLAFALVAIVAGLVGGRLLRFPTPAIIGPLVAAALLTLVPVFDDARVPWLVASVGYALIGIQVGLKFTVESLRRIGGMLPTALLTIVTTQVACAALGWVLVWTTDVSPLDAYLATNPGGIYAVLGMSAATGGDVTFVAAAQIVRLIIVLGSAPFVAAFLRRGESG from the coding sequence GTGCTCCGCTGGCTGCTGCTGCTGGCGATGGTGTCCGTCGCCTCCGCGATCCTCTCCGTCGCCCACCTCCCGACCCCGCTCCTCTTCGGTGGACTTCTGGGCGGGCTCATCTACGCCGTGTCACGTCCCCGCCGACCGCTCCAGCTGCCGGGACGGTGGTTCACCGTCGGCCAGGCGGTCGTCGGTGTGCTCGTGGGGGCGTCGGTCGACTGGGGCAGCCTGAGCTCGCTCGGCGCGAGCTGGGCGATCGTCCTGGTGGTCTCGTGCTTCTCGCTGATCGTCTCGGTGCTCGCTGGGCAGCTGCTGGTGCGCCGCGGCGTCTCGCGCGTCACCGCGACCTTCTCCTCCATCGCCGGGGGCGCCGCCGGACTCACCGCCGTCGCCGACGAGCTCGGCGCCGACTCGCGCGTGGTGGCGTCTCTGCAGTACCTGCGCCTGCTCGTCGTGCTCGTCACGATGCCGCTGGTGGCCACCACCGTCTTCGGCGCGAGCAGCGATGCGAACCCGCTCGAGGTGGAGACCCATGCACTGCTCACCGACCTGGCCTTCGCCCTGGTGGCGATCGTCGCCGGCCTGGTCGGCGGGCGCCTGCTGCGCTTCCCCACCCCCGCGATCATCGGCCCGCTCGTGGCGGCCGCGCTGCTCACGCTCGTGCCGGTCTTCGACGATGCCCGGGTGCCCTGGCTCGTCGCCTCCGTCGGCTACGCCCTCATCGGCATCCAGGTCGGCCTGAAGTTCACCGTCGAGAGCCTGCGCCGGATCGGAGGCATGCTGCCGACCGCGCTGTTGACCATCGTCACCACGCAGGTGGCCTGTGCCGCCCTGGGCTGGGTGCTCGTCTGGACGACCGACGTCTCCCCCCTCGACGCCTACCTAGCGACGAACCCGGGCGGCATCTACGCCGTCCTGGGCATGTCCGCCGCGACCGGCGGCGACGTCACCTTCGTGGCGGCGGCCCAGATCGTCCGGCTGATCATCGTGCTCGGCAGCGCGCCGTTCGTCGCGGCGTTCCTCCGGCGGGGAGAGAGCGGCTGA
- a CDS encoding DUF1989 domain-containing protein, protein MTGRTVEVPRGHATRFDLAVGDRLTVTTPDARSGGDLTFPWFDRGITRNVIGYERYGAPPKLPFHVRPGETLHDTEGTAVLLLEENTSLGEIDIMLPGCRRATYADGRAGCRELVAAALGIPVREVTGMASFWENTTATADYYDPFGPKNERPGDSFSVLALRPVSVAVSSCPDTRIRTVPGGCLVVTT, encoded by the coding sequence GTGACGGGCCGGACCGTCGAGGTGCCCCGCGGCCACGCGACCCGGTTCGACCTGGCGGTGGGGGACCGGCTCACCGTCACGACGCCGGACGCCCGCTCGGGCGGTGACCTGACCTTTCCTTGGTTCGACCGGGGGATCACCCGCAACGTGATCGGCTACGAGCGCTACGGCGCCCCACCGAAGCTGCCGTTCCACGTCCGGCCGGGCGAGACGCTCCACGACACCGAGGGCACCGCGGTGCTGCTGCTGGAGGAGAACACGTCCCTGGGCGAGATCGACATCATGCTGCCCGGGTGCCGTCGCGCGACGTACGCCGACGGGCGGGCCGGCTGTCGTGAGCTGGTTGCGGCCGCCCTCGGCATCCCGGTGCGTGAGGTGACCGGGATGGCGTCGTTCTGGGAGAACACCACGGCGACCGCGGACTACTACGACCCGTTCGGGCCGAAGAACGAGCGCCCTGGAGACTCCTTCTCGGTGCTGGCCCTGCGACCCGTCTCGGTGGCCGTCTCGTCGTGCCCCGACACCCGGATCCGGACGGTCCCCGGGGGCTGCCTGGTGGTGACGACGTGA
- a CDS encoding nucleoside hydrolase, whose protein sequence is MRRPRQAEPPPVFRPGGRQRLILDVDTGIDDSLALLYAAGHPDVDLVAVTTCAGNVGVDQVVHNTLGVLELAGATHVEVARGAAGPIARRLEITPETHGPTGTGYAVLEPSGSVSDRTAIEVLVDEARRTPGEITLVTAGPLTNLAAAVLAEPDLPLLLRDVFVMGGTFSQAGNVHPRVEWNIHVDPEAARTVLHQWSAAGKRGAVPITMMGLDVTETSVIRAEDLLAVAHATGLPAAGGTDVEVMTTALGSPVLDFVRDSLRFYFEFHELHDGFYGAHVHDPFVVGAAVDPSLIASLSTVVDVELGGQWTTGETIADWRGHFDKPVNAYVATAGDGAEFIRRLRSVLADLVRVGTS, encoded by the coding sequence GTGCGACGACCCCGCCAGGCCGAACCCCCGCCGGTCTTCCGTCCGGGGGGCCGACAGCGCCTCATCCTCGACGTCGACACCGGCATCGACGACTCGCTGGCGCTGCTCTACGCCGCGGGCCACCCCGACGTCGACCTGGTCGCCGTCACGACCTGTGCCGGCAACGTCGGCGTCGACCAGGTCGTCCACAACACGCTCGGCGTCCTGGAGCTCGCCGGGGCCACCCACGTCGAGGTGGCCAGGGGCGCGGCCGGCCCCATCGCGCGGCGCCTGGAGATCACCCCGGAGACGCACGGGCCCACCGGCACCGGGTACGCCGTGCTCGAGCCGAGTGGCTCCGTCTCGGACCGGACGGCGATCGAGGTGTTGGTCGACGAGGCCCGTCGTACGCCGGGAGAGATCACGCTGGTCACGGCCGGACCCCTCACCAATCTGGCCGCGGCCGTCTTGGCCGAGCCCGACCTGCCGCTGCTGCTGCGTGACGTCTTCGTGATGGGCGGGACGTTCAGCCAGGCCGGCAACGTGCACCCGCGGGTGGAGTGGAACATCCACGTCGACCCCGAGGCGGCGCGCACGGTGCTGCACCAGTGGAGCGCGGCGGGCAAGCGCGGTGCGGTCCCGATCACGATGATGGGCCTCGACGTCACCGAGACCTCCGTGATCCGTGCCGAGGACCTGCTGGCGGTCGCCCACGCCACCGGACTCCCAGCGGCGGGAGGGACGGATGTCGAGGTGATGACCACGGCTCTCGGCTCGCCCGTGCTCGACTTCGTGCGGGACTCGCTGCGCTTCTACTTCGAGTTCCACGAGCTGCACGACGGCTTCTACGGTGCGCACGTGCACGACCCCTTCGTCGTCGGCGCCGCGGTCGACCCGAGCCTGATCGCGTCCCTGTCGACGGTGGTCGACGTGGAGCTGGGCGGGCAGTGGACCACCGGCGAGACCATCGCCGACTGGCGGGGCCACTTCGACAAGCCCGTCAACGCCTACGTTGCCACGGCGGGCGACGGCGCGGAGTTCATCCGGCGCCTGCGCTCGGTGCTGGCCGACCTCGTCCGGGTGGGCACCTCGTGA
- a CDS encoding GntR family transcriptional regulator, which yields MEVAPGVDEVYRRILDRILSGYYPTGSRLPSCRALATELGSNSSTVDRAIGRLATGGRVRTVPRRGTFVDQQDGVTVDAREVVATELDEVLLRARRLGFTALELTGMVEVALDRVDSVRRIAVVECNERDLRHVQRLVQRASGVEVQPVLLAEAAGRVLDEEFDAVAVPIFHLNDIADLVKDLDQVVELNLVASPAALRRIIGVRDQESLVVVAPSARGVQWMTALVGQYYPGHIQGVELGPDAPDDGAWFEGEPVLVVNNAATLGPIAEAKAGQVIAIEWELDGRFNAALRARVENVISARAVVPGPGTGEA from the coding sequence GTGGAGGTCGCGCCCGGCGTGGACGAGGTCTACCGCCGCATCCTGGACAGGATCCTCAGCGGGTACTACCCGACGGGGTCCCGCCTGCCGTCGTGCCGGGCGCTGGCCACCGAGCTCGGCTCGAACTCCTCCACGGTGGACCGGGCCATCGGCCGGCTCGCCACCGGCGGCCGGGTCCGCACGGTGCCGCGGCGCGGCACCTTCGTGGATCAGCAGGACGGCGTCACCGTCGATGCCCGCGAGGTGGTCGCCACCGAGCTCGACGAGGTGCTCCTGCGCGCCCGCCGGCTCGGGTTCACCGCCCTCGAGCTGACCGGCATGGTCGAGGTCGCCCTGGACCGCGTGGACTCGGTGCGGCGGATCGCCGTCGTCGAGTGCAACGAGCGCGACCTGCGCCACGTGCAGAGGCTGGTGCAGCGCGCCAGCGGCGTGGAGGTGCAACCGGTGCTGCTGGCGGAGGCGGCCGGCCGGGTGCTCGACGAGGAGTTCGACGCCGTCGCCGTGCCGATCTTCCACCTCAACGACATCGCCGACCTGGTCAAGGACCTCGACCAGGTCGTCGAGCTCAACCTCGTCGCGTCGCCGGCTGCCCTGCGGCGCATCATCGGCGTGCGCGACCAGGAGAGCCTCGTCGTCGTGGCTCCGAGCGCGCGCGGCGTGCAGTGGATGACCGCGCTCGTCGGGCAGTACTACCCCGGGCACATCCAGGGCGTCGAGCTCGGCCCCGACGCGCCGGACGACGGCGCGTGGTTCGAGGGCGAGCCGGTGCTGGTCGTCAACAACGCCGCCACCCTCGGGCCGATCGCGGAGGCGAAGGCCGGCCAGGTCATCGCCATCGAGTGGGAGCTCGACGGCCGCTTCAACGCGGCTCTGCGAGCACGCGTCGAGAACGTCATCAGCGCCCGGGCGGTCGTGCCCGGGCCAGGAACAGGAGAAGCATGA
- a CDS encoding carbon-nitrogen hydrolase family protein, whose translation MSRSSYTLAMAQPRRIHGEDGSPNVDHAVGLVAEASAAGADLVCFPEFSPGPIDLDLPSYDAGPALAAAAKAGDINVVWSRNEVCEDGLNRLVVYVVGRDGSTLLRYERTHPATIPAEETGGALTSAGEAFGNVEIDGVPFGLVVCSEMWTPEVARIVALRGAEVILSPAGGGFTSLTRNWQIINQARAIENLCYVGLTNNLFGEEQGAAMITGPEHPLAFAGRRELVLATLDLDRVRWLRDHDDSMAEPKRFDSVPGLLRARRPEMYGDLVAPQADAYDYATGRGA comes from the coding sequence ATGAGTCGCTCCTCCTACACCCTGGCCATGGCCCAGCCGCGTCGCATCCACGGCGAGGACGGGAGCCCGAACGTCGACCACGCCGTCGGCCTCGTGGCCGAGGCTTCGGCAGCCGGGGCGGACCTGGTCTGCTTCCCGGAGTTCAGCCCCGGCCCGATCGACCTCGACCTCCCTTCCTACGACGCCGGCCCGGCGCTCGCCGCCGCCGCGAAGGCCGGCGACATCAACGTCGTCTGGTCGCGCAACGAGGTCTGCGAGGACGGGCTCAACCGCCTCGTCGTGTACGTCGTCGGCCGTGACGGCTCGACGCTGCTGCGCTACGAGCGGACCCATCCCGCGACGATCCCCGCGGAGGAGACCGGGGGTGCCCTGACCTCGGCGGGCGAGGCCTTCGGCAACGTCGAGATCGATGGCGTGCCCTTCGGCCTCGTCGTCTGCTCGGAGATGTGGACCCCCGAGGTCGCCCGCATCGTGGCGCTGCGCGGTGCCGAGGTGATCCTGTCGCCGGCCGGAGGCGGCTTCACGAGCCTGACCCGCAACTGGCAGATCATCAACCAGGCGAGGGCGATCGAGAACCTCTGCTACGTCGGCCTCACCAACAACCTCTTCGGCGAGGAGCAGGGTGCCGCGATGATCACGGGCCCCGAGCACCCCCTCGCCTTTGCGGGCCGGCGCGAGCTCGTGCTCGCCACCCTCGACCTGGACCGGGTCCGCTGGCTGCGCGACCACGACGACTCGATGGCCGAGCCGAAGCGGTTCGACTCCGTCCCCGGTCTGCTGCGCGCCCGGCGCCCCGAGATGTACGGCGACCTCGTCGCCCCGCAGGCCGATGCCTACGACTATGCGACCGGGCGTGGTGCATGA
- a CDS encoding ABC transporter permease encodes MTRFSWWWVLVVVALALPVAAYLADAPDLTSAGLAGATLRFSVPILLAGLGGLWAERSGTLNLGLDGMMIIGGWTGAFVGLQYGPWAALVGGVVGGVLTGLLHAVITLAWGVDQAIAGIVINMAALGVVRFLSSITFAQQDGGSISQSPTLEPVPTVTLPGASWLLDPVADAGLPFLSAWARILTGLVTDVSVATIIGLLLVPVTWWTLAHSRFGLHVRACGENPSAADSLGVSPYRIRYQSQAISGALAGLGGAYLVVAASSVYREGQVAGRGFIGLATVLFGNWTPGGVLGGSLLFGFTDALSTRQAASVSALLLIGGVALALRALSLLRQGRGSEAWGNLVVGLAVLIWFVWGPPVPRELVVVAPYLTTLLVLVVARQALRPPAAVGIAYRRSDE; translated from the coding sequence GTGACCCGGTTCTCCTGGTGGTGGGTGCTCGTCGTCGTCGCGCTGGCGCTGCCGGTCGCGGCGTACCTCGCGGACGCCCCCGACCTCACCTCGGCCGGGCTGGCCGGCGCCACGCTGCGCTTCTCCGTGCCGATCCTGCTCGCCGGCCTCGGCGGCCTGTGGGCGGAGCGCTCCGGAACGCTCAACCTCGGGCTGGACGGGATGATGATCATCGGCGGCTGGACCGGTGCCTTCGTCGGACTCCAGTACGGCCCCTGGGCCGCGCTGGTCGGTGGGGTGGTCGGCGGGGTGCTGACCGGGCTCCTGCACGCGGTCATCACGCTCGCCTGGGGCGTCGATCAGGCGATCGCCGGCATCGTCATCAACATGGCCGCCCTCGGCGTCGTGCGCTTCCTGTCGTCGATCACCTTCGCCCAGCAGGACGGCGGCAGCATCAGCCAGAGCCCGACGCTCGAGCCGGTGCCCACCGTCACGCTCCCGGGCGCCTCGTGGCTGCTCGACCCGGTCGCGGACGCGGGCTTGCCGTTCCTCTCGGCGTGGGCGCGGATCCTGACCGGCCTGGTCACCGACGTCTCGGTCGCGACCATCATCGGCCTGCTCCTCGTCCCCGTGACGTGGTGGACCCTCGCCCACAGCCGCTTCGGCCTGCACGTGCGGGCGTGCGGAGAGAACCCGTCGGCGGCCGACTCCCTCGGTGTCTCGCCGTACCGCATCCGCTACCAGTCCCAGGCCATCTCCGGAGCCCTGGCCGGCCTCGGCGGCGCCTACCTCGTGGTCGCCGCCTCGTCGGTGTATCGCGAGGGCCAGGTGGCGGGCCGGGGGTTCATCGGCCTGGCGACGGTGCTCTTCGGCAACTGGACGCCGGGCGGAGTCCTCGGTGGCAGTCTGCTCTTCGGCTTCACCGACGCGCTCAGCACCAGGCAGGCCGCGTCGGTCTCGGCGCTGCTCCTCATCGGTGGTGTCGCCCTCGCCCTGCGTGCGCTGTCGCTGCTGCGCCAGGGGCGTGGCTCCGAGGCCTGGGGCAACCTGGTGGTCGGACTGGCCGTGCTGATCTGGTTCGTGTGGGGGCCGCCGGTTCCGCGGGAGCTCGTCGTGGTCGCGCCGTACCTGACGACCCTGCTCGTGCTCGTCGTCGCGCGTCAGGCCCTGAGACCGCCCGCCGCGGTCGGCATCGCCTACCGGCGCTCCGACGAATGA
- a CDS encoding class II histone deacetylase: MKARRRTGWVFDERYLWHDTGTGAGPLPTSLSQWIEPMEHVESPPAKRRLANLVAVSGLLDELVPVRPVPATEAQVEAVHAPALRRRIEVEAAGGRGDAGDGSSPFGAESYRIALLAAGGVIAGVDAVLDGVVDNAYALVRPPGHHASRETGWGFCLFNNLAIAAAHARSRGLGRVAIVDWDVHHGNGTESIFAADPSVLTISLHQDGAYPPGSGPVSYVGEGPGAGTNLNVPLPPGSGGGAYEHAMMNVVRPALARFQPDLVLVASGLDGNGGDPMARQMLSSEGFRMLTRHVREAAEELCGGRLVLAHEGGYNPWVVPFCGLAVLEELSGARTPVEDPYLAAIEGYGQQLRPHQEEAVGLAAANVLGVPGPDA, from the coding sequence GTGAAGGCGCGGCGGCGTACCGGCTGGGTCTTCGACGAGCGCTACCTCTGGCACGACACCGGCACCGGCGCCGGCCCTCTGCCCACGAGCCTGAGCCAGTGGATCGAGCCGATGGAGCACGTCGAGTCACCGCCGGCCAAGCGTCGTCTCGCCAATCTGGTCGCGGTCTCGGGGCTGCTCGACGAGCTCGTGCCCGTGCGGCCCGTGCCGGCCACGGAGGCGCAGGTGGAGGCGGTGCACGCCCCCGCGCTGCGTCGCCGGATCGAGGTCGAGGCGGCCGGCGGACGCGGCGACGCAGGCGACGGGTCGAGCCCGTTCGGAGCGGAGTCCTACCGCATCGCCCTGCTCGCCGCCGGCGGTGTCATCGCGGGCGTCGACGCTGTGCTCGACGGCGTCGTGGACAACGCCTACGCCCTGGTGCGACCGCCTGGCCACCACGCCTCGCGCGAGACCGGCTGGGGCTTCTGCCTCTTCAACAACCTCGCCATCGCCGCCGCGCACGCCAGGTCCCGCGGACTCGGGCGGGTCGCGATCGTCGACTGGGACGTCCACCACGGCAACGGCACCGAGTCCATCTTCGCCGCGGACCCGAGCGTGCTCACGATCTCGCTGCACCAGGACGGCGCCTACCCGCCCGGCTCGGGCCCCGTGTCGTACGTCGGCGAGGGCCCGGGCGCGGGCACCAACCTCAACGTGCCGCTTCCGCCGGGTTCCGGTGGTGGTGCCTACGAGCACGCCATGATGAACGTCGTGCGTCCCGCCCTCGCCCGGTTCCAGCCCGACCTCGTGCTCGTCGCCAGTGGCCTCGACGGCAACGGCGGCGACCCGATGGCGCGCCAGATGTTGAGCTCGGAGGGCTTCCGGATGCTCACCCGCCACGTGCGCGAGGCCGCTGAGGAGCTCTGCGGGGGCCGGCTCGTGCTGGCACACGAGGGTGGCTACAACCCGTGGGTCGTGCCGTTCTGTGGGCTGGCGGTCCTCGAGGAGCTCAGCGGGGCGCGCACGCCGGTGGAGGACCCCTACCTGGCCGCCATCGAGGGGTACGGCCAGCAGCTGCGGCCGCACCAGGAGGAGGCCGTCGGGCTCGCCGCCGCGAACGTCCTCGGCGTCCCGGGCCCCGATGCCTGA